A single Nostoc cf. commune SO-36 DNA region contains:
- a CDS encoding DUF305 domain-containing protein produces the protein MQLPTLKNSFLSLTLVAIASFTSSVLTACSTPASQNQVSNPTTTATDSSDKQPMNHDGSMMNHSGGMMNHNMAMDLGSADANYDLRFIDAMTPHHQGAVEMAKVAQEKSKRPEIKKLASEIIRDQDKEIAQLKQWRTAWYPRASSTPVAFDAKTGKTVPMPQKQMQGMMMNMDLGAADAEFDLRFITAMIPHHESAITMAQDALSKSKRPEIKKLAQSIIDSQQAEINQLKQWRKAWYNK, from the coding sequence ATGCAACTTCCTACTCTGAAAAACAGCTTTTTGTCATTGACCTTAGTAGCGATCGCCTCTTTTACCAGTAGTGTGCTGACAGCGTGTTCTACACCCGCTTCCCAAAACCAAGTATCAAACCCTACTACTACCGCTACTGATAGTAGCGACAAGCAACCGATGAATCACGACGGTAGTATGATGAATCATAGTGGTGGCATGATGAACCACAACATGGCAATGGATTTAGGTTCAGCCGATGCTAATTATGATTTGCGGTTTATTGATGCCATGACTCCGCACCATCAAGGAGCAGTGGAGATGGCGAAGGTTGCACAGGAGAAATCAAAACGTCCTGAAATCAAAAAGCTGGCTTCGGAAATTATCAGAGATCAAGATAAAGAAATTGCCCAGTTGAAACAATGGCGCACAGCTTGGTATCCCAGAGCAAGCAGTACCCCGGTCGCTTTTGATGCGAAAACAGGTAAAACAGTCCCAATGCCTCAAAAACAGATGCAAGGCATGATGATGAATATGGACTTAGGAGCCGCCGATGCTGAGTTCGACTTGCGGTTCATAACTGCAATGATTCCCCATCATGAAAGTGCAATTACAATGGCTCAAGATGCATTGAGCAAATCTAAGCGTCCTGAAATCAAGAAATTAGCTCAAAGTATCATTGATTCACAGCAAGCAGAGATTAACCAATTGAAACAGTGGCGAAAAGCCTGGTATAACAAGTGA
- the fldA gene encoding flavodoxin FldA produces the protein MANIGLFFGTQTGTTQTEAEIIQKEFGGEDIVNLNDISQAEPNDFNDYTYIIIGCPTWNIGELQSDWQNFYDELDNIDFSGKKVAYFGAGDQVGYPDSFQDAIGILSEKISAQGGETVGYWSTDGYEFSESKAVRNGKFVGLALDEDNQSDLTNERIKAWVAQLKQEFGL, from the coding sequence ATGGCTAATATCGGTTTATTTTTCGGCACTCAAACAGGTACTACTCAGACGGAAGCAGAAATAATTCAAAAGGAATTTGGTGGAGAAGACATAGTAAATTTAAATGATATTTCACAAGCAGAGCCAAATGATTTTAATGATTACACTTATATCATCATTGGTTGTCCAACCTGGAATATTGGGGAGTTACAAAGTGATTGGCAAAATTTCTATGATGAGCTAGATAACATTGACTTTAGTGGTAAAAAAGTTGCTTATTTCGGAGCAGGCGATCAGGTTGGTTATCCTGATAGCTTTCAAGATGCAATAGGTATTTTGTCAGAAAAAATTTCAGCCCAAGGGGGCGAAACTGTTGGCTATTGGTCTACAGATGGTTATGAATTTAGTGAGTCTAAAGCCGTCCGTAATGGTAAATTTGTAGGTCTAGCGCTTGATGAAGATAATCAATCTGATTTGACGAATGAACGAATTAAAGCTTGGGTTGCCCAACTTAAGCAAGAGTTTGGTTTATAG
- a CDS encoding multicopper oxidase family protein, whose amino-acid sequence MRSKSIVWIVLLALTLGLVFLMPRLGGSQNSPNSIAQNSPLSQPATNQNMPGMNMGGTKSPTPLSSLPPAPMSSVTQMNGLVMPPGMIMTSDMSMEAMEDMAAVDLTKIAYTAPVDARGDETLTPKLENGVKVFNLDVSLIKWNILPNVQVAAYAFNRQVPGPRIRVTEGDRIRIVVKNNLPEPTTVHWHGMILPNNMDGPADVTQKPIAPGASYIYEFTVKQAGTYFYHSHKDVDRQQTLGMYGALIIDPKNKPKTPAYDQDFVVQLQEWTVKQGYTFPAMPMEGLMPNFFTINGKAYPSTETINAKIGQKIRFRFIGSNNAFIHPMHIHGGPFKIIETDGNPLPAVAQIEKDTINVAPGERYDVIWTAREKGKWLLHCHIAHHATNDNVEVEGGGGLVMIINVT is encoded by the coding sequence ATGCGCTCTAAATCAATTGTATGGATAGTTCTATTAGCACTAACTCTGGGATTAGTGTTTTTAATGCCCCGCTTAGGAGGAAGTCAAAATTCACCTAATTCTATTGCTCAAAACTCCCCTTTATCTCAGCCTGCTACCAATCAAAATATGCCCGGAATGAATATGGGTGGCACGAAATCTCCAACTCCACTATCATCGCTACCGCCTGCACCCATGAGTAGCGTCACTCAGATGAATGGTTTAGTCATGCCCCCAGGGATGATTATGACCTCTGATATGAGCATGGAAGCAATGGAAGATATGGCAGCAGTAGACTTGACAAAAATAGCCTATACTGCACCCGTTGATGCACGAGGGGATGAGACTCTAACACCTAAGCTAGAGAATGGTGTGAAGGTCTTCAACCTTGATGTTTCTTTGATCAAGTGGAATATATTACCAAATGTTCAGGTAGCTGCTTATGCTTTCAACCGTCAAGTTCCAGGGCCGCGGATTCGAGTTACTGAAGGCGATCGCATCCGGATTGTAGTCAAGAACAACTTACCAGAACCAACCACAGTACATTGGCATGGCATGATTTTACCCAACAATATGGACGGGCCAGCCGATGTTACCCAAAAGCCAATTGCACCTGGTGCAAGCTATATCTACGAGTTTACTGTTAAGCAAGCAGGCACTTACTTTTATCACTCTCACAAAGATGTAGACCGCCAGCAAACTTTAGGGATGTACGGTGCGTTAATCATCGATCCCAAGAATAAACCAAAAACTCCTGCCTACGATCAAGACTTTGTGGTTCAGCTTCAGGAGTGGACAGTAAAGCAAGGCTACACCTTCCCTGCAATGCCGATGGAAGGGCTAATGCCTAACTTCTTCACGATTAATGGTAAAGCTTATCCCTCTACCGAAACAATCAACGCCAAAATTGGTCAAAAAATCCGCTTCCGCTTTATCGGCTCAAATAATGCCTTTATCCACCCAATGCATATTCATGGTGGCCCATTCAAAATTATTGAAACAGACGGTAATCCCCTACCCGCCGTTGCCCAAATTGAAAAAGATACTATCAATGTAGCTCCCGGTGAACGCTACGACGTAATTTGGACAGCTCGTGAGAAGGGTAAGTGGTTGCTACACTGTCACATTGCCCATCACGCAACAAACGATAACGTTGAGGTGGAAGGTGGAGGTGGCTTAGTAATGATTATCAACGTTACCTGA
- a CDS encoding four-helix bundle copper-binding protein: protein MTTTQSHQSLLETCIQACFDCLRDCENCADACLSGNMVQMMAQCIKLCRDCADTCALCARFMSRNSALHAQMCGICAEACDRCASECEKHDSDHCKRCAASCRRCAESCRQMATAMA, encoded by the coding sequence ATGACGACAACCCAATCTCACCAATCCTTGCTTGAAACTTGCATACAGGCTTGCTTTGATTGCCTGCGCGATTGCGAAAACTGTGCCGATGCCTGCTTAAGTGGCAACATGGTACAGATGATGGCTCAATGCATTAAGCTGTGTCGAGACTGTGCTGATACTTGCGCTCTCTGCGCCCGTTTCATGTCTCGCAATTCTGCTCTCCATGCTCAGATGTGTGGAATCTGTGCAGAAGCTTGCGATCGCTGCGCCAGTGAATGTGAAAAACACGATAGCGACCACTGCAAACGCTGTGCCGCATCTTGCCGTCGCTGCGCCGAGTCTTGTCGCCAAATGGCTACAGCTATGGCGTAA
- a CDS encoding polysaccharide deacetylase family protein gives MIKLKLLIGGIVFIPLVAVLCDFGFGRFWFSERLDSQTLGKKTEQLSANAVSNQHGSASNKASVAQVNSHIFTVPNEFQGKIIQQAQLSKPDKVIALTFDDGPAPKYTQQVLQILKEQNITACCCTALAFMRARNNCYTLIGMTAEIGKMLPTIK, from the coding sequence ATGATCAAGCTGAAATTATTGATTGGAGGAATAGTATTCATCCCGCTAGTCGCAGTCCTATGCGACTTTGGTTTCGGAAGATTTTGGTTTTCAGAGCGCTTAGACTCTCAGACATTGGGCAAAAAAACAGAACAACTCAGTGCCAACGCAGTGAGCAATCAGCATGGTTCGGCATCCAATAAAGCCAGTGTTGCACAAGTAAACAGCCACATCTTTACAGTCCCTAACGAGTTTCAGGGAAAAATCATTCAGCAGGCACAGCTGAGTAAACCAGACAAAGTTATTGCACTGACTTTTGATGATGGCCCCGCACCTAAATACACACAACAGGTGTTGCAAATCCTGAAGGAACAAAATATTACGGCCTGCTGCTGTACTGCACTCGCCTTTATGAGGGCCAGAAACAATTGTTATACATTGATTGGGATGACGGCTGAGATCGGAAAAATGCTTCCCACCATAAAGTAA
- the gorA gene encoding glutathione-disulfide reductase has product MSFDYDLFVIGAGPGGISAARQSAAHGAHVLISERDQVGGTCVIHGCIPEKLMAYAASFSHVFEDADEYGWDKVNDRIDWHKFMIAKDRAIQHLNKLHIQHLQEAGVNLVYGEAKFLDSHTLDVGGRQITASKILIAVGGEAVKPEIPGIEYAITTRQMFEIKQQPEHISIIGSDQIAVKFAGSLNGLISKVTLIVPEDRILPDQDEDIRTTVQEGMMNNGIQVFCNTVVEKIEKVQDCLRLSLLGNKQDTITVNTVICAIGRVPNLSGLDLEKAGVQVKQGAIPVDEYSCTNQSNIFAVGDCTNRPHWTPVAIATGRAFADTVFGNKPRTVNLECIPSALSSQPEAATVGLTEAEAREKFGESIRCYSQRFQPLFDTIAEPEQKTLIKLVVDSKSDRVIGAHMVGEYAAEIIQCLGLAIRTGITKKDFDATIGIHPSAAEEFFSLR; this is encoded by the coding sequence ATGAGCTTTGATTATGACCTCTTTGTAATTGGTGCAGGGCCTGGAGGTATTTCTGCCGCTAGACAATCTGCTGCTCATGGTGCTCATGTGTTAATTTCCGAACGCGACCAGGTAGGTGGCACATGTGTAATTCATGGCTGTATTCCTGAGAAACTGATGGCATATGCTGCTAGTTTTTCTCACGTTTTTGAAGATGCTGACGAATATGGTTGGGATAAAGTTAATGATCGCATTGACTGGCATAAATTTATGATAGCTAAAGACCGAGCAATCCAACATCTGAACAAATTGCATATTCAGCATCTTCAAGAAGCAGGGGTAAACCTAGTTTACGGAGAGGCAAAATTTTTAGATTCTCATACTTTGGATGTTGGAGGACGCCAGATTACTGCTAGTAAAATTTTGATTGCTGTAGGTGGAGAAGCTGTAAAACCCGAAATTCCAGGAATTGAATATGCTATCACTACACGTCAGATGTTTGAAATCAAGCAGCAACCGGAGCATATTTCCATTATTGGTAGTGACCAGATAGCTGTGAAGTTTGCTGGAAGCCTGAATGGTTTGATTTCAAAAGTCACTTTAATAGTGCCTGAAGACCGGATTTTACCAGATCAAGATGAAGATATTAGGACTACAGTTCAAGAAGGGATGATGAACAATGGCATTCAAGTTTTTTGCAATACTGTTGTTGAAAAAATTGAAAAAGTTCAAGATTGTCTGCGTTTGAGTTTATTAGGAAATAAGCAAGATACTATAACTGTAAACACTGTTATTTGCGCCATAGGTCGAGTTCCTAATTTAAGTGGTCTTGATTTAGAAAAAGCAGGTGTTCAAGTTAAACAAGGAGCGATTCCAGTAGATGAATATAGCTGTACTAACCAGTCCAATATTTTTGCTGTCGGAGATTGCACAAATCGACCCCATTGGACTCCCGTTGCTATTGCCACAGGTCGTGCCTTTGCCGATACTGTGTTTGGGAATAAACCTCGAACTGTGAATTTAGAGTGCATTCCCTCAGCACTTTCTTCTCAACCTGAAGCTGCTACGGTTGGTTTGACCGAAGCTGAAGCACGCGAAAAATTTGGGGAATCGATCCGCTGCTATTCTCAAAGGTTTCAACCTCTTTTTGACACCATTGCTGAACCGGAACAGAAAACTCTTATTAAATTAGTAGTTGATAGTAAATCAGACAGGGTAATCGGCGCTCATATGGTCGGTGAGTACGCTGCTGAGATTATTCAATGTCTTGGACTTGCTATTCGGACAGGGATCACTAAAAAAGATTTTGATGCAACAATTGGTATTCATCCTTCAGCAGCGGAAGAATTTTTCAGCCTCCGCTAA